From one Lolium rigidum isolate FL_2022 chromosome 4, APGP_CSIRO_Lrig_0.1, whole genome shotgun sequence genomic stretch:
- the LOC124708430 gene encoding protein TOO MANY MOUTHS-like — protein MASVLSALMMVVVVMLAGAGRWTCRCEFTVVVPDSGPLLDAPQPGFSDRARTDPAEQRAVLDVMAATGNGWASGIADVCRGRWHGIECVPDRGDVYHVVSLSFGALSDDTAFPACDSAHATFSPAVLALPHLRSLFFYRCFSANPQPIPAFLGRLGPAFRSLVLRQNGHVGPIPAEIGNLSALRVLDLHGNHLTSAIPATVQSLNHLQLLDLSYNRLAGQVPNIRFRHLSILDLSHNALQGPVPASLGQCLSLLKIDLSQNRLAGTIPDALGDLSDLILLDLSHNVLSGPIPSAIGRLSTLRSLILGDNRMQFSTVPGDFFTGLKALTTLVLSGMGLEGSLPESIGELSQLRVLRLESNGFTGVIPASFRRLEKASELRVDGNRLVGPIPFGKQMMWRLGKKLRVGGNEGLCYDAKQEGLEGVVALAGVADCDSVRSRTTQHLSWKSSGGYVGPGGLTANATSSAANSGRNCAGVRRSVHVLLVVLVFLQLALL, from the coding sequence atgGCTTCGGTGCTGTCGGCCTTGATGATGGTTGTCGTGGTGATGCTGGCGGGCGCCGGGCGCTGGACGTGCCGGTGCGAGTTCACGGTGGTGGTGCCAGACTCGGGGCCTCTGTTGGACGCGCCGCAGCCGGGGTTCTCGGACCGGGCGCGCACCGACCCGGCCGAGCAGCGCGCCGTGCTGGACGTGATGGCGGCCACAGGCAACGGCTGGGCGTCGGGCATCGCGGACGTCTGCCGCGGCCGGTGGCACGGCATCGAGTGCGTGCCCGACCGCGGAGACGTCTACCACGTCGTCTCCCTCTCCTTCGGCGCGCTCTCCGACGACACCGCCTTCCCAGCCTGCGACTCGGCGCATGCCACGTTCTCCCCTGCCGTCCTCGCGCTCCCGCACCTCCGATCCCTCTTCTTCTACCGTTGCTTCTCGGCCAACCCGCAGCCCATCCCGGCATTCCTCGGCCGCCTCGGCCCCGCGTTCCGGTCTCTCGTGCTAAGGCAGAACGGCCACGTCGGCCCGATCCCGGCGGAGATCGGGAACCTCTCGGCGCTGCGCGTGCTCGACCTCCACGGCAACCATCTCACCTCTGCCATCCCGGCAACAGTCCAGTCACTGAACCACCTCCAGCTGCTCGACCTCAGCTACAACCGGCTCGCCGGTCAAGTGCCCAACATCAGGTTCCGACACCTCAGCATCCTGGACCTTAGCCACAACGCCCTGCAGGGTCCCGTCCCGGCCAGTCTCGGGCAATGCCTGTCGCTACTGAAGATTGACCTCAGCCAGAACCGCCTGGCCGGCACGATACCGGACGCACTCGGTGACCTGTCCGACCTCATCTTGCTGGACCTAAGCCACAACGTGTTGTCCGGACCGATCCCGTCGGCGATCGGCAGGCTGTCAACGCTGCGGTCGCTGATCCTCGGAGACAACCGGATGCAGTTCTCGACGGTCCCCGGAGACTTCTTCACGGGGCTCAAGGCACTAACGACGCTAGTTCTCTCCGGCATGGGGCTGGAAGGATCATTGCCGGAGTCGATAGGGGAGCTGAGCCAGCTCCGTGTGCTCCGGCTGGAGAGCAACGGGTTCACCGGCGTCATACCGGCGAGCTTCCGGCGGCTGGAGAAGGCGAGCGAGCTCCGCGTGGACGGCAACCGGCTCGTGGGGCCGATACCATTCGGCAAGCAGATGATGTGGAGGCTGGGCAAGAAGCTGCGCGTCGGCGGCAACGAGGGCCTCTGCTACGATGCCAAGCAAGAAGGGCTGGAGGGCGTCGTAGCGCTGGCCGGAGTCGCGGACTGTGACAGCGTGAGGAGCCGCACGACGCAGCACTTGAGCTGGAAAAGTAGCGGCGGCTACGTCGGCCCTGGCGGCTTGACGGCTAACGCGACATCATCGGCCGCAAATTCTGGCCGCAACTGCGCGGGTGTCAGGAGGAGTGTGCACGTTTTGCTGGTCGTTTTGGTGTTTTTGCAGCTTGCACTGTTGTAG